A segment of the Scomber scombrus unplaced genomic scaffold, fScoSco1.1 SCAFFOLD_313, whole genome shotgun sequence genome:
TAACACTTATAATTTAATGCCTCTACCTGAACTGTGAATGGAAAAATGATTGAAGGGGGAAATTTGGGGGGGAATCAGCACTTCAGCTTCCTCATACGTAGAAGAAATCAGTCTATACAATTAAACCTGTGTTATtatggaggagaaaaagacGCTAAACCAACctgcgtatgtgtgtttttagcttTAAAATTGGAATATATCATTATTAACCCTGGAGCGTATCACACATATAACACACTGAGAAAATGACACACAACATATGACATAATGTTCTTCAGCTTTTGTTCTTTGATGGATTTTTTTGAATAGTAGTTGCAATTAAATGTCTTGTCACATTTTGCGTTATCTCAacctgcatgtctgtgtgtgtgtgtgtgtgtgtgtgtgtgtgtgtgtgtgtgtgtgtgtgtatgtgtatgtgtgttcgtgtgcgcgtgcgtgtgtatgtgtgtgtgtgtgggtgggggggggggggtgcttaGTAACACAGTTGGGACTAAAATACGTCTGAAATCGAAAGAAATACACTTTGTCCTAATACCAACAAATGTTCAGCAGGATGAACTCAACAAACACCTTAAGGGTATtgctcagtgtgtttatatacattCACACAAAGGAAACATGGAAAACACACTCTGCAGCTCATAGGCTGTTTAACATGTCTTTTGACGTCACGCGTCAACTTTTGTGATATATATGCGCGCACTGCGGTTCTCAAGTTTCTGTCTTTTGCACATCAGACTGAAAAGTGGGCTGGTTGCCAGGGTGGCCACAGACAACATAATAAAATCCCTATTTTATAGGTCAGGTATTTTGGGAATATGCCCGCGGCGCACCACGTGCGTAATGACGAGTTTGGCTTTTAATAGAAGAATTAAGGCGTCGAGGCTTtgtgaagaaaaagaggaacatGTCAGAGTAGTTTACCCCGAGGGGAGCTGTGGAAGGGAATTACTCATCTCTCACACCAACACCGGCACATCTGTGCGTCTGTGTCACCACCGGACGGGTCTCCAAGTCCATGGATAAAAAGGAACACAAGGCAGCAGAATGGTTGTTGTTGGAGCGAATAACGGAACCTACGGTAGTGACAACATGAGGTCGTCGTTCATGATAGACGATAGAGCCGGTGGCGGAGATCCTGGGGGTTCTACCGATATGATGATCTCGGAGGCTCTTGCGCCCCGGCTGCTGAGGATCGCACAGGGCGCAGcagaggctgcagcagcagcagcagcagccacttCTCCGTCCACCTCCAGTCAGCCGCAGGTCATGGAGACGAACGGGACCAGGTGTGGCGAGCAGATCCTGAGCTACGGCCGGGTGGAGAAAGTCCTGATCGGCGGAGTCCTCACGATGCTCACGCTGATCACCATCTGTGGGAACTTACTGGTGGTCATCTCCGTGTGCTTTGTCAAGAAGCTGCGACAGCCGTCCAACTATCTGATCGTGTCTCTGGCCATGGCAGACCTGTCAGTGGCTCTGGCCGTGATGCCTTTCGTCAGTATCACGGACCTGATCGGCGGTCAGTGGATTTTCGGACAGTTCTTCTGTAACGTTTTTATCGCCATGGATGTGATGTGCTGCACCGCGTCCATCATGACTCTGTGCGTAATCAGCATTGACAGGTAAGATAAACTTCTTCTATTATTGGAATAAAGtgcttttttaaatcactaaaCTAATCAAACACTATAAATCTACTTCATCATTATTTAGACAAGCCAGAAAAAGACACTTAACtcatttttacatcattgttTTATCGAACTCGTCCAAATTTTTTGAATAAATAgacatttttatccttttctcttcttcttctctttaatcCCACCTTTGATATTCTTGCCTATAATCCCAGCGCACAGTCCACTAATGTGTTTTACTGCTCAGCACCTCCGAGACACTGAAACATGGGAGGTCAGAGACAACATGGGAGGCTCACGGCTCATTGTCTCGCTGCTCAAGGGCACTTTTACACTTATTTAGTGTAAGATGTGAGGATCAAACTGGTGATCTTTAGGGTTGTTTCTTTGTGCACCCTGCTACTAGATTAAATTATccattaaaattgaaataaaagggTCAGAAATGGAGTTGAGAGGTGGATATTactgaaaaaaggggaaattactcttattaataattgatttgtatatttttgttggtGGCATCTATAGTTTAATCAGAAATTATGAAATGATGTCTGGAGCATGCCTGCATATCTGCTGTTGTCTGGTTTACTATGAAATCCggtatgcatgtgtgttattgtattattagtggaagaaaaatgataagaaatatgaaataatgttgaTTTAAGTATGTTTCCAGGTTTTGAAAATTGAATGTAAATAGGTTAATACGTATTTATAATTTGACCTGAGCTTTATTTAAGGCTGAAACCAGCTTTCCACCTGGACGCTGCATATGGAAACCACAGATTGTAGTGAAGTACTTAGAGGCACCTTGCTGAAGGTGAGGAGAGCATCACTGACTCGAGGCAGATCTGGGCACAAAAATAGCTCAGTGTGTTGAGttagaaagtgaaaaaaaaaggatgtttcaAGTTCATTCTGCCTGCCTTTTAATGATATATATACatccccttctccctccctctatctctctctctctctctccctgtagGTATTTGGGCATCACAAAACCCTTGACGTATCCTGTTCGGCAAAACGGCTGCTGCATGGCAAAGATGATCCTGTCAGTGTGGCTGCTCTCTGCCTCCATCACCCTCCCCCCTCTGTTCGGCTGGGCGCAGAACGTCAACGACGGCAGAGTCTGCCTCATCAGTCAGGACTTTGGCTACACCGTCTACTCCACAGCTGTGGCCTTCTACATCCCCATGTCAGTGATGTTGATCATGTACTACAGGATCTTCCGAGCGGCCAAACTCAGCGCTGCGAAGCACACTATCACCGGCTTCCCCAGAGAAGAGGACTACGGTGCAGGGGTGGCTCCtcgaggagggagaggagggcaCGAGCTTCAGCAGGCGGCGGAGTTACGAGACGCGGGAAGTATTATGGGAGGAGGGACAGGGggtgagcaggaggaggaagaggaggagagtttGGACTGTGTGGCGGC
Coding sequences within it:
- the LOC133977026 gene encoding 5-hydroxytryptamine receptor 7, whose amino-acid sequence is METNGTRCGEQILSYGRVEKVLIGGVLTMLTLITICGNLLVVISVCFVKKLRQPSNYLIVSLAMADLSVALAVMPFVSITDLIGGQWIFGQFFCNVFIAMDVMCCTASIMTLCVISIDRYLGITKPLTYPVRQNGCCMAKMILSVWLLSASITLPPLFGWAQNVNDGRVCLISQDFGYTVYSTAVAFYIPMSVMLIMYYRIFRAAKLSAAKHTITGFPREEDYEEESLDCVAAALKLQREVEEECSTRVSRLLKTGEHHQRRKRKNQSIFKREQKAAATLGIVVGAFSFCWLPFFLVSTARPFVCGVECSCVPLWLERTLLWLGYANSLINPFIYAFFNRDLRTTYSNLLRCRYRNINRKLSAAGMHEALKLVEKPDADV